CCAATACACAAAGATAGACCTCTGAGGAACCTCCTCCATTAGGAACAGAGATCATGCGGCCATATCAACCAGATTCACCAGAAAACCTTTGCATGGGATTGCCACTACTTATTTTCTGTGACACCTTCCTGTCTTGCTCCGTTACGCTAACAGAAACCAAACCACATCTTCCTGCCTGTGTCACACAGGCATGTCACTTCAACACATGAGCAATTGCCTTGTGCTCTCTACCGAAgctacagagagacagagcagaggaggacagagactgTCAAGTCCCTCGATTAGTTATATTTTCTTTATAGGATAAGCATGGCATACCACACCTTTCAAGTTATTCTACACCACACGGGGACAGACACCTTGGTCCACTAAAGTGAACAGAAAACAGGTGCACCTCTGAGAAAATATATCCATGCAAATGCAACCAGTGAAGCATGAGAggcaagagaaaaatgaatacaGCAAAAAGAGGTCAGGGTCGGTTTGAAGTTATGTCTCCTCCACACTAAACATAATGACCTCATTGAGGTATGGGGAACAGGTCCCAAACAGTCAGCCCTTTGTTCTGAATATGATGTGATCCACCACATGGTAAAGGTCACTTTATCAGAATATTGACATCAGCCAATGGTACCTAGTTTCACTTTCGAGTTCACAAGGTGTTACTATTAGTTACTCAACCCTGAATTTGACTCATTCGATCTTTACAACAGAATTTCACATTTGAACTATTTGTTCATGATGTCATACTAGGTaattactttatatatagtatGAGGTCACTCTGTATCACATAATAGCTGTGTAAACTGCAGTTTGATACTTGGCAAGGTGACATTCAGTACTCTACAGCCTGAGAGAAGTGGCAGACAGGGAAAGTCATTGCTTGTCTAAACCATTAGACAAATAGGGAAGCCTAGCCCACATCATAATTTGTGTAGTGGTTGACATCAAATACCCCATGTTGCTTTAGGTTACCCTTTCTATGTGCTGTTGTGGAAACCCCTGGACACTGAGTCACGTGCGTGGGAGGAGGGGATTCCGGAGACCTTTTCTCTTCactgctcagagagagagagagagaaaatcagcaCAGGGCAGATTTCCTCAATTTGAGTGAGACCGCTTCATTCAACAACACCAATGAAGACCACAAAGCAACATATCACAATTTAAGCCCATGTCAAAGACTGCCTTTAGACACAAACTGAAAAGCCGTGTTTTGTGCGTGATATCTCCATGGAGCTATTATAAGCTGTTAAACGTCAGGGTTTCCACGtcacacattttattgtgtCAAAAAGGGAACTGAGACAAGCGAGCTGGGCGCGGGTGCCTTAGGGTTTCCCCAGTAGCCTCCCTGACATCTGGATTAACCCAAGTTATGTCACTTAACAAAACCCGAGATACATCACATGAATATGCACAGAGGAAACAccacacaagctcacacactACACCAACAAGAGCAACATCATCGGATCTGTCTGTTATGACTGTCATAATAGTCAAATAAGAATGTTAAGTGTAGGCCCACTACTACTTGAACTTTCACaacataatttcatttaattttaagtCCCAAGCTCTTCTGTGAagaacaaacaatcaaaaaaaaaaaaaaaaaaaaaaaaaaaaaatctgggtttaGGATAAACAATAAGACAGGTTATTTAATGAATATACCCTATACACTTGTAACTTAATAACGGATGCTGAGAATGTGATGTATATGAACAGGTTATGTCAGAATATGTCCAGAAATGCAGTCTAAGTTTATCCAGTGTTACTATAATCATAGCCGTAAGGACAAGATGTAATTAACAACAATAGGTGAAAAGCACGGTCCTACTCACATGTCTCCCAGGGCATGACAGAAGCCCTCAGCAGCCTGTCCGCTTGATCACCAGTATTTAACAAAACGCGAAAAACTTCAGTGGTGCGGGAGGGATCGTGGCTGTTCCCCTCTGTGATGTTCGGTgagtttgtcttgttgtcccgtCGCAGCAGCATGTATACACAAAGCACGTTGTTCCCTGTCACTGCCTCCACTCTGAACACGCCCTCTGCGCCTCAAGCACCTCCTCCGCTGTTTcgtagaacagaacagagagggGCAGAACCAAGAAGAAACAGAACAGAGCCAAATCGTactgaatagaacagaatagagccGAACAGGACTAAATAGTtctgaatagaacagaatagagtagaatagtaCTAAATAGAGCAGAAAAGagcagaacagaatagaagGAAGAGAActaaatagaacagaacagaacagatcaGAGCAGAACAAAACTATACAGCactgaatagaacagaacagagtagAACAGAACTAACCAGAACTGAATAGAGCAGAATACACCTGAATAGAAAAGGGTAGAGCCGAACAGAACTAAATGGAactgaatagaacagaatagaactgAATAAAACATAGAGTAGAACAGAACTAATAGAACTAAATAGAGCAGAATAGagcagaacagaatagaactaaatagaacagaacaaagcagaacagaactaaaaagaaacagaaaggagTAGAACAGAGATAAATAGagaagaacagaacaaaaccGAACAGAActaaatagaacagaatagagcagaacagaacTGAATAGAACATAGAGTAGAACCGAGCTAAATAGAACTGAATAGAGCAGAATGGAACTGAATAGATCGGAATACAActaaatagaacagaacagagcaggacAGAACTAAACAGAACCGAATAAAGCAGAACAGAAGAGAACTatagaacagaaaagaacagaacgggcctaaatagaacagaatagagcagaacagaactaaacagaaacagaaaagagcagaactgaactgaatagaGCAGAACAGACCAGAACGAGCCTgaatagagcagaatagaaaaaaaaaaaaaaaaacaggaaaaaaaacagagtataTCCGAACCGAACTTaacaaggaagaaaagaaaacaaaagaactcaaaaagaatagaatagaatagaataaaatagaatagaatagaatagaatagcatgATGTTTCATTTCCCCATCATCTACTCTGGACTCCTGGAATTTTGTGTTGGCCTAAAGAGAGCattgccaataaataaataaataaataaataaataaataaatacaagcaaacaaacaatgtaGGGCAATAAGTCTGAGCTGtctaaaaattaaatcaaatggaGTTTACACCTTTAAGtatgaagatgtgtgtgtgtgtgtgtgtgtgtgtgtgtgtgtgtgtgtgtgtgtgtgtgtgtgtgtgtagaatatcttcaatttcaatttcaacagCACCCTCTCCTGTTGCAACGTGGAACAGAAAAGAAGCTGTGGCAGTGGCCTGAGAAATCCTAAAACACAACATCACCCACACATGAGGATTCCCCGAAGCAGTGGTTTGACCAACAGGGAGGACGCCTCTTCTGGACTTCTACAGCGGAGAGGAAATGGTTCAATACGTCACTTGGGATATTtgcaatagataaataaataaggcctAAAATTTTGCTGTCACCACCAAGAGCATACTTTGTCAGATTTATTAAACAAAGTGTGGGCTTATGTTGCTGATAGTGCCTGGCCACTGAGAGGCAGCAGTGTGTAGAAGGAGTCACCCCTGGGCACACCAGTGGTATTCACCAGCTGAAACAGTACTGCACCACTGAGGCTACTTTCATTAGTAATATGAATGCTGAATCATTAGTAAACATGTATACAGACAGTCAATACAAAGTCAATAAAACTGTTAAGCCCTCCACTCACTAAAATGAGAGTATCAGGTTATTTTCAGATTATTTGTCTATGAACAGGCGGTATTTCAGCGAGTTTGGGGGCAGAGGAAGGACGGAGAATTGACGTCAGCACTCAAAAGTGAAAGCCAATAGTaagccacagccacacagatcTATCAGACCCCAGAGGACAGACAAagctacagcagcacaggtATGAGGATCTTAACTTGCACTGATTTTCTGTTCCTCTTCTAAGCCTTTTAACCATGTAGTATCTGGCGCGTCTGTCGACTCACATCCAAATGGCTGCATAACTGGTCTTCGGTTTACTTTGTTTATACAGTTATTTAGTTTATCATAGTCCACACTAAATGTAAATGACAGAACTCTACTTTCTTCATTAGTTTTACAGTGTTTCAATGATTCTATTTTGAAGAAACCTTTGAAAGTTCAAACAAGGGATTTGGGTTTTtaaatttttcctttttaatgccCGTACACCAACATATGCGTCATTCTGACATAGGCGTTCATGTGGTGGTGTAGGTGTGAAGATAATAAAGGTCAAGTCTTCTATGTTGTTCTATGTTGGCCCACTGTGTCAAATAGTCTAAGTGATGTTGATCTGCCGGTAAAGTCAAATAAATGAGATGATGtcatggtgtaaaaaaaaaaaaaaaaaaggatctacattttcaaagtgaacatttaaaggaaaaagtGTAATGTCTCACTTGTTTTCAGAGGGCTGTTGGCAACGCACGATGGCAGACAACAAACTGTTCATAGTTATCCTGCTTTCGCTCTATGGTAAGTAAGCCTTTGTGgcattgtgtttctctttctttctcactctgtctctcgctcactcccacacacacacacacacacacacacacacacacacacatacacgcacacacacacacgcacacacacatgcatacacacacacacacacacacacacacacacacacacacacacacatcagggtGGTCTCTCACAGGAAAATGAAACCACATATATGTTGCAGCAGGCGGAAACCTAACTTCAGCTCCAACAGAGGTGTTGTTGCATGCCATGAACCACTGGAtagaaacaaaatatgaaatgactgagcactttcttcctcttctttttcttattctcttTCTCAGTCCAAGACTTGGTTAAAGGAGAGACAGGTATGTATAACAAACTGTGGACACAACCCTAAAATGAAGTTTTTACAGCAACTGGTGCACCATCTAGACACCAGCAAGGCAACCGCAGACATGATTAATCATCATTTCCAAtcatctcttttttcttccatcCCACTTGTCTTTGCTGTCTGTCCCCTTACCAGACACCACGTCTTGTTACAGGATCGAGCCAGGGACAATGGCCGGCATCATCGCCGCAGACTTGGTGCTGACCGttatcatcgtcatcgtcaCCTATCTGTGTGCCAGCTCTCGGCgtcagaggagagaaaatggtAGGGAAATAAGGCCATGGTGGGTGCTTTCACACAAGCAGCCATGTTGTCAGGGTGTCCATATCAGCCATGATGTGGGCTCCAGAGGAAGAGCTTGTATAAGGATCAGGCCTCtcagaattacattttttttaacccgcTTTTACATGGCTAATTTTTGCCTCCCACATCACCAACATGTGTAATGTTGTAACACAGGTTGCCCTCCTTCATTACTGTATTTTACTGATTCTGCATCCCTGCTTATGTGTAACTGAGGTCTAGAGGGAAGCAGGAATCATCTATAGCATCGCTGTATTTGTGTTACCTCTCCCACATGTCTTTAGAGTGCTCTATTTAATAACTCCATGTAATTAataactgtctctctcttctcatccCTTCACAGCTGACAAGGTTTACATGAATGTCAGGGCAAACTGCAAGATTTAATCTACCAAGCATCCTTTGAAGATAttacaacacattttgtttgctttctgtaaaaactatttttgagctgggtatttttttttatttttatcaatgTACAAAATCTAAAAGATAAACTGATAAACCGATAAACTATTTTGTAATAAACTTTTTAGTTTTTGACCGAGTGCCTTGAAcctattttttaatgtaatgagGCAAAAATAGATTAGAATAGATCTACTTGATTCAGTCCCAAAGAAGCGTGAGATTGACtgaaactgacagaaaacaaattgTGGTTTTTATGTCATTTAGTGCCCTATTTAAAAGCTTTGCTGAGCTACTTTAACATACAGAgcacaaaatgttttccattcTGCCCCAGTGTGGGCTTGTGCCTCTTCAGCTGCCTGCCTTGGGTGAAAAGTATAAGAAatacatatttcattttgtacaATA
The Myripristis murdjan chromosome 16, fMyrMur1.1, whole genome shotgun sequence DNA segment above includes these coding regions:
- the hcst gene encoding hematopoietic cell signal transducer; this translates as MADNKLFIVILLSLYVQDLVKGETDTTSCYRIEPGTMAGIIAADLVLTVIIVIVTYLCASSRRQRRENADKVYMNVRANCKI